One part of the Parabacteroides distasonis ATCC 8503 genome encodes these proteins:
- the icd gene encoding NADP-dependent isocitrate dehydrogenase: MSKITKKGNHIFVPDHVTIPYIEGDGVGHEITPVSQKIVNAAIKQAYNGTRSIEWKEVLAGEKAFKQTGSWLPDETMEAFREYIVGIKGPLTTPIGGGIRSLNVALRQTLDLYVCLRPVRWFKGVVSPVKEPQKVNMYIFRENTEDIYAGIEWQQGTPEAQKLLKFLTEEMGVKKIRFPETSSFGIKPVSVEGTERLVRAAIEYAILHQLPSVTLVHKGNIMKFTEGGFKLWGYALAEREFADFTFTWPQYEKIKKEQGEEAANTALVEASKAGKIIIKDVIADAFLQNTLLIPEEYSVIATLNLNGDYISDQLAAMVGGIGIAPGANINYNSGHAIFEATHGTAPNIAGKNLVNPSSLLLSSVMMLEYMGWSDAANLITSAMEQAFSAGEATHDLARFMPNGKSLGTKEFGDRIISIIETIKLV; this comes from the coding sequence ATGAGTAAGATAACAAAGAAAGGTAATCATATTTTCGTTCCGGATCACGTGACGATCCCTTATATTGAAGGAGATGGCGTGGGGCATGAGATCACTCCCGTTAGCCAAAAGATAGTAAACGCTGCCATCAAGCAAGCTTACAACGGAACCCGTTCCATTGAATGGAAAGAGGTCTTAGCCGGTGAAAAGGCGTTTAAGCAAACCGGAAGTTGGCTTCCCGATGAGACTATGGAAGCATTCCGTGAATACATCGTCGGTATTAAGGGACCGTTGACAACTCCGATTGGTGGAGGTATCCGTTCATTAAATGTGGCCCTCCGTCAGACGTTGGATTTATATGTTTGTCTCCGTCCGGTACGTTGGTTTAAAGGAGTCGTATCTCCGGTAAAGGAGCCGCAAAAAGTGAATATGTATATCTTCCGTGAGAATACGGAAGATATCTATGCCGGAATCGAATGGCAACAAGGGACTCCGGAGGCACAAAAGTTATTGAAGTTCCTCACCGAGGAAATGGGAGTGAAGAAAATACGTTTCCCGGAAACTTCCTCTTTCGGCATCAAGCCGGTTTCTGTGGAAGGTACGGAGCGTCTGGTGCGTGCCGCTATCGAATACGCGATATTGCATCAGTTACCGAGCGTGACTTTGGTACACAAAGGTAACATCATGAAATTCACGGAAGGTGGTTTCAAACTATGGGGATACGCTTTAGCGGAACGGGAGTTTGCGGATTTCACTTTCACATGGCCTCAATATGAGAAGATCAAGAAAGAGCAAGGCGAGGAAGCGGCCAATACCGCCTTAGTGGAAGCTTCAAAGGCCGGTAAAATCATTATCAAGGATGTCATAGCCGATGCTTTCTTGCAAAACACTCTATTAATTCCGGAAGAATATTCCGTGATCGCTACCTTGAACCTGAACGGCGATTATATCTCCGATCAATTAGCGGCGATGGTAGGTGGCATTGGCATTGCTCCCGGCGCTAATATCAACTATAACAGTGGTCATGCGATCTTCGAGGCAACACATGGAACCGCTCCGAATATCGCGGGAAAGAATCTCGTAAACCCCTCTTCCTTATTATTATCATCCGTGATGATGCTGGAATATATGGGATGGAGTGATGCGGCTAACCTGATTACATCTGCTATGGAGCAAGCTTTCTCCGCTGGAGAGGCCACTCATGACTTGGCTCGTTTTATGCCGAACGGCAAATCTCTCGGCACCAAAGAATTTGGTGATCGTATCATCTCTATTATCGAAACAATTAAATTAGTATAG
- a CDS encoding aconitate hydratase codes for MVYDIDMLRNFYANFPRRVDTARERIGGRPMTLAEKILYAHLYDESSTRLFKRGEDYVNFRPDRVAMQDATAQMALLQFMNAGKEKSAVPATVHCDHLIQANMGAKTDIDTATKSNSEVYDFLKSVSDKYGIGFWKPGAGIIHQVVLENYAFPGGMMVGTDSHTPNAGGLGMVAIGVGGADAVDVMTGMEWELKMPKLIGVKLTGSLNGWASPKDVILKLAGILTVKGGTNAIIEYFGPGTASISATGKATICNMGAEVGATTSLFPFDNTMAQYLRATGRDEVASWAEAIGEYLEADMDVRAEPDKFYDRVIVINLSELEPHINGPFTPDAATPISEFAAKVKANGYPRKMEVGLIGSCTNSSYQDLSRAASIARQAYEDKIPVAAPLIINPGSEQIRYTAERDGIIGDFERIGATIMANACGPCIGQWKRHTDDNTRKNSIVTSFNRNFAKRADGNPNTHAFVASPELTLALTIAGDLCFNPLTDTLKTEDGKVVKLKEPKGSDFPPKGFEVKDNGYLAPTGKNVVVNIDPESNRLQALKPFAPWNGEDFTDMPLLIKAEGKCTTDHISMAGPWLRFRGHLENISDNMLMGAVNAFNGKTNSVLNQLNNEYEAVSAVAKQYKANSISSIVVAEENYGEGSSREHAAMEPRFLNVKVILAKSFARIHETNLKKQGMLALTFANKEDYSKIRENDHISIIGLKDFQPGKPLTAVLLHADGTQESFPVNHTYNDLQIKWFKAGSALNTAH; via the coding sequence ATGGTGTACGACATTGACATGCTTAGAAATTTCTATGCGAATTTCCCCAGAAGAGTGGACACAGCCCGCGAACGTATCGGTGGTCGCCCGATGACCTTGGCCGAGAAAATCTTATATGCGCATCTATACGATGAAAGCTCGACTCGCCTTTTCAAAAGAGGTGAGGATTATGTGAATTTCCGTCCCGACCGTGTGGCTATGCAAGATGCCACCGCTCAGATGGCGCTTTTACAATTCATGAACGCCGGAAAAGAAAAATCCGCAGTACCGGCTACCGTGCATTGCGACCATTTGATCCAAGCGAATATGGGAGCCAAAACGGATATCGATACGGCTACCAAGAGCAATAGCGAGGTCTATGATTTCTTGAAATCGGTCTCCGATAAATATGGAATCGGTTTTTGGAAACCCGGAGCAGGCATTATCCATCAAGTGGTATTGGAAAATTATGCGTTTCCCGGCGGTATGATGGTAGGAACTGATTCACATACCCCGAATGCCGGAGGACTTGGAATGGTCGCTATCGGAGTAGGAGGAGCCGATGCCGTGGATGTCATGACCGGAATGGAATGGGAACTGAAGATGCCGAAACTAATTGGTGTTAAGTTAACTGGTAGTTTGAATGGTTGGGCCTCGCCGAAGGACGTGATTCTTAAGCTAGCGGGCATCTTAACCGTAAAAGGTGGAACGAACGCTATCATCGAATATTTCGGTCCGGGCACCGCCTCAATCTCAGCGACCGGAAAAGCTACGATCTGTAATATGGGTGCCGAGGTAGGAGCGACTACTTCCTTATTCCCATTCGATAATACAATGGCTCAATATCTTCGTGCCACGGGACGTGACGAGGTAGCGAGCTGGGCCGAAGCTATCGGTGAATATCTGGAAGCGGATATGGACGTTCGTGCCGAGCCAGATAAGTTTTACGATCGTGTAATCGTTATTAACCTTTCCGAATTGGAGCCGCATATCAACGGTCCGTTCACGCCGGATGCAGCTACGCCTATCTCGGAGTTTGCCGCAAAAGTAAAAGCGAATGGCTATCCCCGAAAGATGGAGGTCGGATTAATCGGTTCCTGTACCAACTCTTCTTATCAAGATCTAAGCCGTGCGGCATCTATTGCTCGCCAAGCTTATGAGGATAAAATACCGGTAGCGGCACCCTTGATCATCAACCCGGGTTCCGAGCAAATCCGTTATACGGCAGAAAGAGATGGTATTATCGGTGATTTTGAACGGATTGGCGCAACCATTATGGCGAATGCCTGTGGTCCTTGTATCGGACAATGGAAACGTCATACGGATGATAATACCCGTAAGAATTCGATCGTTACTTCATTCAATCGTAACTTCGCTAAACGTGCGGACGGTAATCCGAATACACATGCTTTTGTCGCTTCTCCGGAACTGACACTGGCCTTGACCATCGCAGGTGATCTATGTTTCAATCCTTTGACCGATACCTTGAAGACAGAGGATGGTAAGGTTGTGAAACTGAAAGAACCGAAAGGCTCGGATTTTCCGCCGAAAGGTTTCGAGGTAAAGGATAACGGCTATCTGGCACCTACGGGTAAGAACGTAGTGGTGAACATCGATCCGGAATCCAACCGCCTACAAGCATTAAAGCCTTTCGCTCCTTGGAATGGAGAGGATTTCACGGATATGCCCCTTCTTATCAAGGCTGAAGGTAAATGTACGACGGATCATATCTCGATGGCCGGTCCATGGTTACGTTTCCGTGGGCATTTGGAAAATATATCGGATAATATGTTGATGGGAGCCGTAAACGCTTTCAACGGGAAGACAAACTCTGTATTGAATCAACTGAACAATGAATATGAAGCAGTTTCTGCCGTAGCGAAACAATACAAGGCAAATAGTATTTCCTCGATCGTCGTAGCGGAAGAAAACTACGGTGAAGGCTCTTCCCGGGAACATGCAGCCATGGAGCCCCGCTTCCTAAATGTAAAAGTGATCCTAGCCAAGAGTTTCGCCCGTATCCACGAGACAAACTTGAAGAAACAAGGAATGTTAGCACTGACTTTTGCCAATAAGGAGGATTACAGCAAGATCCGCGAGAATGACCATATCTCGATCATCGGATTGAAAGATTTTCAGCCGGGCAAACCGTTGACGGCCGTTCTTCTTCATGCGGATGGTACGCAAGAATCATTCCCGGTTAACCATACGTATAATGATTTACAAATTAAATGGTTCAAGGCGGGTTCCGCTTTAAATACAGCTCACTAA